TGaactctattctgttctgttgttttcttcagGGTCGTGCTGAACAAGGCGGACCAGATAGAGACCCAGCAGTTGATGAGAGTGTACGGCGCTCTGATGTGGTCGCTGGGGAAGATAGTCAACACTCCTGAGGTAAACTGCCATACTGGCTTAAATGGtcgaaaaatggaaaaaaagttaACATACAGACCTGCTTAATGACTGGTTGGGTGAATGAGTTATTGAGCTGGTttactgtctggctgactggctatttagtcttggtcttggtcttgttttGTCTTGGTCCCACCCTCTGTTgatcccctctctccatctccatctccgtctccctctccgtctctctctccgtcaggTGATCCGTGTGTACATCGGCTCGTTCTGGTCTCACCCGCTGTTGATCCCGGACAACAGGAAGCTGTTCGAAGCGGAGGAACAGGACTTATTCAAGGACATTCAGTCTTTACCGAGGAACGCAGCGCTGAGGAAGCTCAACGATCTGATCAAGAGGGCGCGACTAGCCAAGGTAAAGCAGacaatacgcacacacacagccgctgATAGAGACTTTGGTCACTGAGGTCATTCTGCAGGGCTGCCAGCTCTCAGGGATTTCTTGGAGTGAGATTTGTGAGCGGGGAGAGGGCGGGGTACAATTCCACAAAGTCAAGAGGTCTATCGTAACTAGGTCATTTTTACCCTGTTTTTGGGTAGATTTAGACAAGTGCACTAAACCGAAATCGCTTGtttgacttttttgtttgtagaaaaaaacaaattatgggcAATTAAAACATACAGCATAGGACACAAAGGAAGAATGACACTTGTTATTTAAAGTAACTCACTGCACATTTCCTGTCACCCTCCTTATAAACTtgggttgtgtgtctgtgtgtgtgtgcagtccaaAACTTTTTAATATTTCTCATATGTTTTACTCTTTTAATAGGGGTGTGTTTTGCCACTCTGCAATTTGAAGGGATTCCTCATCAGTCTTCACTTAAACTAGTCTGTGCATCTGTATTTGGCAGAATATTGATGACTCTATGTGTAAACTgctttatatataaatatacaatgaCACTTTTCTGGATCATAGTTGTTACTATTGATGCATTACATCCttaatgtgtgttttccataAATTCCACATAAATTGTACATCTTTAAatcaaaaaacaacatttgaaAATTATGCAAATTGTATTGAATACTCTGGAATTTTTGAATGAATGTTCATCAGTTACGTTTCTATCTGTGGTTGCGATGTTTGCGTTTCTTTATGCAGCCACAGTTGCCTTGCTCGTCCCTGCAGGCCCACACCGACATGAGGCTGGAGGACTTGGCTGGTGTGTTGACAGCATTGCCTCTGATGACCGGTTTCTCTGGCCAGTGGCACTGTTTGTTCCTTCATTGATGCGCTCGTGCTTCCCTTCTCCTTCATCATGTCCGCCTCTTTGCAGAAggcctccctcttcttctgtaTCTCTGCCTGTTCTTTCATGTAGGCCTTCCTCATCATGGCCatctctgccttttctctctgcaAGGCTTCCCTTTCCTcacagattttttcactttcgATGTTGAAGGCCTTCCTCTTTATCCGTTGTGCCACAATTTCTTTAtggatgatctctctctctctttcgccaTGTTGTCCCTCTCCAACTCAAAGGCTTTTCTCTTTGAAAGGCCTCTCTTTCTTTGATCACTCTGTGCCTTTCCGTTTCCAGGTCCCTCTTCATCTTGCTGACCTGTGCTTCAAGAGATGAACTCCTCTTCAATGCTTCCTCTGCAGAggaatttttcttcttccttcatCTTGTCCTCCAGCTTTTGTCTCTTCTGGGCGAGCTTCTCTGTCTCACGTGCCAGCACCTTTTCATCTCTGCAGATGCAGCTGCGGCAGCGAGActggctctctttctccctggtGGTCTGAAGCTGGAGCACGTGGTGTTCTTTCACTTTCTAGaacaaaaaggaaatattttttgATGGATCATATAGTGGGAAATCTGTATGTTGCAACTCATTCATAGATCTCCTATGCTATAATGTGACACAGAGCCACATCCTCTTTCTGTTAGTCTagcctctccttcttctctacCTCTTTATTCTCCTGGAGCCATTCCTCCCGGGAGAGGAGATGATCTTCTCTTTCTCGAGCCGCTTGACTTTTTGCGTCAGCTTCTTCATCTTTCCTTTCAGTGCCTCCTTTTGCTGGAGCACAGAAAGTGCATCTGTCTTCATCTggaagcacaaaaacacaccaacacaccaacaggtgtacaacacacatcacactgtaTACACTGGTCCCTCTGATTGGTTTTCCAAACTCCCTATTTCCCAGCAGTCCTAGGGGGCTATAAGACAGGTGTAGAGCTGTAGGAGTCCGAGCAGGTGTTGGTTTCTCTCATTTGTTAGTCTTTGCTACCACCGCTGATTTTCCGGTTTCTTTGTCATCATGGCCCAATCACATCCCTGAGGGTTGAATGTAGGTTTTTatgataacactttatttgggtagtccaatgttgatactcaaccaactatcaggtgacaaaaggtagatgttcaacaaagtgtcacttgcctatttgctgcatctctacagactatataaccctaaccttaagattaaccctaacccctacactgaatatctatagaccACTTTTCACATTAttgtatcacctgaaactcacTAGACTTCTTAGTGACTCACTATAGTCACTAAatttaatgtattatttttagctATGGCATTCATTTTGAGTCGAAATAATCATACTAATACCGGTATTTGGCAGTGAAACCTTTGGTcaacacaggtgtgtgtgtgtgtgtgtgtgtgtgtgtgtgtgtttcctgttcaCTTTTACCCCATTATCCCTTCACCTTCCCACCCCATCCAGCTGTTAACCTTGGCAGAGCAGACCGTCCCTGCCATACAACCAATAGAATATGACAAATGAGGTTGTCCTTCTCCGAGTGAAttatttcctgtttcctgtttggACAGGAAGTgagggatgagagaagagagtcaGCTTCCTGTCTTAGTTCCAGGAAACACTGAGGAAgaacacatgcacgtgcacacacacacacacacacacacacacaagcacacaaatttcTCATTAAGATGAGTGTTGAGCACAGTTGTCCCATTTGACAGCTCAGAGGtcttagggtgtgtgtgtgtgtgtgtgtgtgtgtgtgtgtgtgtgtgtgtgtgtgtgtgttttctgatgaGCTCCAAGGACAGGAGGTGGAATCAGGGGAAAGCATAAGTATCACCATAACAACATGACAAATACACGTTTTCCTGTCACTTCTGCAATGTTTTGGCTTGCATTGagaattaaaaagaaatgtcaTTGGAAGACGTTAATCTGCAAGGGATTTCATGTCGTTAAGGGAgttgtctttcttttcattccCCAGAGTTCATGCTTGCGACAGCTTGCTGATGTTGATGTTACATGTAGCCATTAGCAGATGCGGTTACAGAAAGTAAATCACTTGTGAATCATTACAATAATCACAAGGAGCCAAGTGCAAAACAATTCTAAGGGACAATGCACTACAATGCAAAAATCTTTAAAAGTGAGAGGGAAATTTGTTTAGTTAATGAAATAACTCTCTTCATTGCGTACATCATTGTTTGCTGAAGAAAGAGCCGTGTTAAAAGATGGTTAACCAATAcctgtgtttctctcctcttatGTTCAAGTCCAACCATCATAAATAATTTAGGGATCCATTTTAATCTTCCCATGTTCCAATTTTGGCCACTGATGCAGGTTTTGAAAAACGCTTATTTCAAAGGCTGCCACTTATGTCACTGTCACTTATCTCTCTCAACATTCACATTCATGTCTTAAGAACCATCATCAAAAGCTGACGGTCTCTTCTTTTGTCTCGTCTTTTGAAGTGAAATCCATAATACACTGCTGATGTGTCAACAGCAACAAAGACTAGCTCACTTTCTCAGTAGTTAAGCTTTAAAATGTCTAACTTTAGCTCATTGTCCCAATTATTAGGCTTTAGCTCACTGTTCAAATACTTAAAAGCATCAACTTTAACTCACTGTCTCAGTGCGTTTCCACTGACTAATACAGTGTGTGCATCTTTGGCTTTATCTCCATGTGCAGGTCCATGCCTACATCATCAGCTCACTGAAGAAAGAGATGCCCTCCGTGTTTGGGAAGGATAACAAGAAAAAGGAGCTGATCGCCAGTCTGGGAGAGATCTACAGCCgcatagagagagagcatcagatATCACCTGGAGATTTCCCTAATCTGAAGAAGATGCAGGTAAACAGGAATGGAGCAGTAGTGGGAgggaagatagatagatagatagatagatagatagatagatagatagatagatagataaggatgaagaaggatggaggaaaagaggatCCCTCTTACCTCTTCCCCTCAATTTGCAGTGTTATTAGCATGataaaaagaaatacaacaaCATCACACAAATAGCAGTATTAATGAAATAATGTAAATATCAGTATCAATTTATCTTCATTTTGACACAGAAAAGAGAGTTATTCAGTGAGTGTCAGATGCGAGAACTAATCCAGCTGTGATGTGGTTGACTtgtcctctgtctccccctccccctctctctctctctctctctctctccccctctgcctgTCCCAGGACCAACTCCAAGCTCAGGATCTCACCAAGTTCCAGCCTCTGAAACCCAAACTCCTGGAGACAGTGGACGACATGCTGGCCAACGACATCGCCGGCTTGATGGTCCTGGTCCGCCAAGAGGAGACGCAGCGGCCCAACCCCGTGGTGAAGGGCGGCGCTTTCGACGGCACGCTGGACGGCCCGTTTGGCCACGGCTACGGCGAGGGGGCCGGCGAGGGCATCGACGAGGCCGAGTGGGTCGTGTCGCGCGACAAGCCGGCTTACGATGAGATTTTCTACACGCTGTCGCCCGTCAACGGGAAGGTGACGGGAGCCAACGCCAAGAAGGAGATGGTGAAGTCGAAACTGCCTAACACAGTGCTGGGAAAGATCTGGAAGCTGGCGGATATTGATAAGGATGGGATGCTTGACGACGAGGAGTTTGCCTTGGCCAATCACCTGATCAAGGTGAAGCTGGAGGGACATGAACTGCCACCGGAGTTGCCGCCACACCTGGTGCCCCCCTCCAAGAGGAAAATACCTGAGTAAATGTAAGATTGAATACCCCTCCGCCCCCGAAAGTAGACCCCCACCCTTGAGAAAAATATCCCCTTTAAAAGTGGAATCTACCACAGTAGCattatagcaaaaaaaaaagtctttgatgagagaaatgaagaaaataccAGAACAGATAAATAGTAGACCCTCTTCCCAACAAGACAAATTCCCACCGCCCAGCCCCTAAACCCAGAAAAATaacataacccccccccccccccccccacccgctgCCCCCTTAAAATACTACAATAGACTAGAAAGTTAAATTCAAGTACAAATCAATTGCGTGAATGATAAGCAACTGACTGCAAACTTCTGTgtgctggaaaaaaaatctgagttAAATCTgacaacgttttttttttacagaattcCATAGGAGTTGGAACTGTTGATCTTCTGGTTAAATTTGGATTAAAATGTTCACATTTTCCACACTACATTTCCACAGTGCACTGGTGTGCAATGGCTTTTACGCAGGCAAAAATCTGGTTCTAGTTGAATCCTGCCACTAATATACCAATATACCTAATAATATACCACTTTGAAAAGCTTTGCAAATACAGCCTTGTAGCTCACTGTCCTGTTTCTTATTCTAAAGGAGGAGATATAGGGGGATAGTGAGgggtgttggggggtggggacAAATAACATGCCTAAAACCAAGAAACACTGGAACACTAAACTGCTGGAAGAAAGTGGGAgagacacaacaacaaagacagggggggaaggaagaagagaaagagaaaatataatGAAGGATCATCTTGGGAGAAATGGGGATATAAAGGTTCATATAAACAGCTTAACTGTCATCCAGAATACTGCAGCTCCATGTTTGACTGCAGTATTCCACATTGCCTGCCAACGCCTTTCACAGCCCTTTTAGGTCCAAGTCATGGATTCATCTTTGTCTCCTGGCACCACTCTGCATTCtgacttttgttttcatggcaCGATATTGAACAGTTGCAAAGATTTCCTGGTGGGCGGCGTGgacatgtaacacacacacacacaataatgcagaaaagcacacacaaatGGACAAGATGAACACAATTCTGGTTTTGGGTTTGTAGCCAGATGTCAGATGAGAGACTGGAGCACTttgtagtgatgatgatgatgatgatgagaaaaTGGCCAAATTCAGTTATTtacttaattgttttttttaagagagaTGCTGATGATTATTATGTGTGGGATGGGGTGATATATGACATCACAATCATCTATAGATGGACACAGACAGGaccttttgaaatgaaatgaataaggAAGAAATGATGAGCGAAGAGCGATGAATCTCTCTTTTCCGACTTTCAGACAGTACAGAATATCATTAACATGTTTAGAGATACTGTGACTATAATATAAAGATATATTATGGGTATTGTTTGGACAAGCGAGTGTGCATTGGGACATTCTGACTATTAATGTATGGGAATATGAGTGTGAATGTTGAATGTGCAGACAGTCATGGTTCTATGTGGGCACATAACTATCATGAATATTGTATGTATACATTTGACTACATGTATTAGTGTTATTAGTTGTATTGTTATGTTAATAAGTCTTAAGTATTATGTATGCTACTGAGCTGGGAGGATTCCAGTGGATTACATGACTGATTAATATTTGATTAATTGGTCTTCTGTAATTGATTAACATTTGACAGTAAGGTAGAGCTTTCCTAACCTGATTGCCCAGAGAGTGAATGCACACACTGTTATTATTTGCTTATTTTACGATGATAATAAAACACTAATTCTAAACATTTTTCgaaatattttttgtgtttttggggggaaatttgGCTCAGTTgtagtggatttttttttttttttgaaattcATGTGTTTGAATTTATATATACAATGAATGCAATTATTCctcacagtacagtatgtgtctaaTATACCACTGACACAAATCATGCTTAGATGACTGGAAGGGCTAGCAATTATGccagtatttcttttttttttttttttttactatgggTTGGAATCTCGTTTCTGGTTGGTCCCCACATGGCAACAATACCAGTGGGTTTTAATGAGCCTTGATCACAAGATGAGAGATTTAGAGTCTCTGCTATGAGCCACAGAATTGGTTTATTTTGATGCAACAGTTCCCCTTTACAGCCATTTTACCACAGACATGTCGTACCCCTCCCTGTAAGCGTggagtctgtgtgtgctgtTACTGTGTATCTGATGTACATAATAAGACTGTATGTCCTTTATCTGTTGCATTCTATGAATATGTGACACAGATTGGGAAAGCATCATTATCTGATCACCTGAGATGGTTTGAGTGTTTTATGCAACATTAGCTCACTATTTTATGGAAGAGCCAGATCAGATCGACACGATAATGTATAATAACTGAGGATGTGGTAACTTGTTGAATGTTGCTGTTCCatgaaacaaagaagaaaaagttgTTTTCACACCATGAGGGATTGCAACATTAAgtcctgtgtgttggtaaaaTACAGTAGTGGAAACACTGGTATAATGGTATTCTGTCTAAGTGTTTTTCGATGGTGACACACTCCTCAAGCTGTACTTCATTGCTCTTCTGTCAACATGAACAACAGtccaaaaatataataaaaattcATTTACTCAACTGTCTACtgccttgttttgtttgtgcttcTTAAGAATTGAGAGACTTGACTGAAAACAGCTTGTTACTAGCGTGTTAGCATTCCTCTCTGATAGCAGTGAGTGTCCATTTAGTATTTCAGCAAGAAATCTTAAGCAATTTCTGGATAGCTGAAGAACAAACGCGACGAAAGAGACGTTTTCACCACAATATGTGACAATTGTCTGTCTTTgtcaaagaaaaatacacactaaaattaaaaaatgaagcaAAGTGTTAAGAATCagattgttttgtgtctgtatgcTGTATATTCACCCTTTATTAATGAAATAGATTGGGGGTATCGCATTACATGTAATAAAATGACAGTTAACCAATAGCAGAAACTCAGCGGCAGTGGATTACAGTCACTGAAGAACAATTATAGATATTGAAAACTTCAATCACTACTTTGGTATTGATTCAAGATGAACATCTGCAACAACAGatttgatgggaagccaatTTGGGTAACTGTTAATAAAGTTTCAGTATCGTTATTAGGAGTAATTATCACTCCCAGTAAACTGCTTGCTAATCAGATCTGATGAAGACATACATCTCAATTCCGTCTTTGGAGCGTATCACTGAAATACAATCAAGACACTCCATGGATTACACCAACATGGCGTGTTTAGCTCTAATGGAgccaaacataaaacacattctAATCACAGCTGTCTCCGTTATTTCTCAGCAGTGTCTCTTATTTTGCAGTTACTTTGAAGAGCTTTTCTATCCTCTGCATTGAGTTAATGGGACAAATTGGTCCAAATGGAAAAGTATTTTCATAGCCCAGTACTGATTGTGCTTCTATCTTAAAAGCTGGACTAATGATATTCATAATTTTACTGTGAATGTGTTACAGCTGTCctttatgtttttctgtttcgTGACATGAACTCAAAATGACAGGACGCATATATTGGCTTGggactcgtgtgtgtgtgtgtgtgtgtgtgtgtgtgtgtgtgcgtgcgtgtgtgtgcgtgtgcgtgtgtgtgtattattaaGTAGTATTCGAGCTGCAGTCCACAAATCAGGGCTAGCCAAGGAGAGACCACTGCCTTGGcttcctgccacacacacacacacacacacacacacacacacacac
This genomic stretch from Centroberyx gerrardi isolate f3 chromosome 18, fCenGer3.hap1.cur.20231027, whole genome shotgun sequence harbors:
- the ehd3 gene encoding EH domain-containing protein 3, with amino-acid sequence MFSWLGTDDRRKKEPEVFQTVSDGLKKLYKTKLLPLEESYKFHEFHSPALEDADFDNKPMVLLVGQYSTGKTSFIRYLLEQDFPGMRIGPEPTTDSFIAVMHGDTEGIIPGNALVVDPKKPFRKLNAFGNAFLNRFVCAQLPNPVLESISVIDTPGILSGEKQRISRGYDFAAVLEWFAERVDRIILLFDAHKLDISDEFSDVIKALKNHEDKIRVVLNKADQIETQQLMRVYGALMWSLGKIVNTPEVIRVYIGSFWSHPLLIPDNRKLFEAEEQDLFKDIQSLPRNAALRKLNDLIKRARLAKVHAYIISSLKKEMPSVFGKDNKKKELIASLGEIYSRIEREHQISPGDFPNLKKMQDQLQAQDLTKFQPLKPKLLETVDDMLANDIAGLMVLVRQEETQRPNPVVKGGAFDGTLDGPFGHGYGEGAGEGIDEAEWVVSRDKPAYDEIFYTLSPVNGKVTGANAKKEMVKSKLPNTVLGKIWKLADIDKDGMLDDEEFALANHLIKVKLEGHELPPELPPHLVPPSKRKIPE